Proteins encoded in a region of the Triticum dicoccoides isolate Atlit2015 ecotype Zavitan chromosome 3A, WEW_v2.0, whole genome shotgun sequence genome:
- the LOC119270749 gene encoding zinc transporter 1-like encodes MAKMARSTRRTSNLICTLLLLSLLLLTCFFQQASGHGGVDHGDGDEEDEDGHHGDAGVGGGLRSRGLIAVKVWCLVILLVFTFLGGVSPYFYRWNEAFLLLGTQFAAGIFLGTALMHYLADVTETFHALTDSPYPFSFMLACAGFLLTMLSDVVIVAVANRQRVNRAAPIQKEAEEEGESTSEGPAVAHAHPMLMTATSSFEDAILLIIALCFHSIFEGIAIGVSATKGEAWRNLWTIGLHKIFAAVAMGIALLRMIPKRPFLLTVLYSLAFAVSSPVGVGIGIAIDATAEGSDWTYAISMGIATGVFVYIAINHLMAKGYRPQQPNYFDKPIFKFLSVLTGISVMCVVMIWD; translated from the exons ATGGCGAAGATGGCAAGGTCGACCAGGAGGACGTCTAATCTCATTTGCACCCTGCTGCTGCTCTCGCTGCTGCTGCTTACCTGCTTCTTCCAGCAGGCCAGCGGCCATGGCGGCGTCGACCACGGTgacggcgatgaggaggacgaagaTGGCCACCACGGCGACGCGGGCGTCGGCGGGGGGCTCCGGTCCAGGGGGCTCATCGCCGTGAAGGTGTGGTGCCTGGTGATCCTGCTGGTGTTCACCTTCCTGGGCGGCGTGTCCCCCTACTTCTACCGCTGGAACGaggccttcctcctcctcggcaccCAGTTTGCCGCCGGCATCTTCCTCGGCACGGCCCTCATGCACTACCTCGCCGACGTCACCGAGACCTTCCACGCCCTCACCGACAGCCCCTACCCCTTCTCCTTCATGCTCGCCTGCGCCGGCTTCCTCCTCACCATGCTCAGCGACGTGGTCATCGTCGCCGTCGCCAACAGGCAGAGGGTCAACCGGGCAGCTCCCATCCAGAAAGAGGCGGAGGAAGAGGGCGAGTCAACGTCGGAGGGGCCGGCGGTGGCGCACGCGCACCCTATGCTCATGACGGCGACATCGTCCTTCGAGGACGcgatcctcctcatcatcgctctcTGCTTCCACTCCATCTTCGAGGGGATCGCCATAGGCGTTTCAG CGACGAAGGGAGAGGCGTGGAGGAACCTTTGGACGATCGGGCTCCACAAGATCTTCGCGGCGGTGGCCATGGGCATCGCGCTCCTCCGGATGATCCCCAAACGCCCATTCCTCCTGACGGTGCTCTACTCGCTAGCGTTCGCCGTGTCAAGCCCGGTAGGGGTGGGCATCGGCATcgccattgatgccacggcggaggGCTCGGATTGGACATATGCCATCTCCATGGGCATCGCCACGGGGGTCTTCGTCTACATTGCCATCAACCACCTCATGGCCAAGGGGTACCGCCCGCAGCAGCCAAACTACTTCGACAAGCCCATCTTCAAGTTCCTGAGTGTGCTCACCGGCATATCCGTAATGTGTGTCGTCATGATATGGGACTGA
- the LOC119270748 gene encoding probable E3 ubiquitin-protein ligase RHC2A — protein MDRWAATAAGPAAAGAAGTPSYWCYSCERFVRTAGDAGLVCPGCDGGFLEQMDAPPPRRAVAPSAFLRRRAAEAPTEVRPRRGRRGGASGDRSGSPYNPVIVLRRSAAPPGDEAPGATSSFELFYDDGAGSGLRPLPESMSDFLMGSGFERLLEQLAQIEAGGFGAVRPCDNPPASKAAVESMPTVVVAACHVGADSHCAVCKEAFQLGDEAREMPCSHMYHQDCILPWLALRNSCPVCRHELPTDVARPAPASDLGAADDQGSNTGAEAGSEEEMTVGLTIWRLPGGGFAVGRFAGGRRAGERELPVVYTEVDGGFNNGGAPRRISWSSRGSRSSQRGVIRRMFDNMFACFGHTHSTNVTRASSSRSEWSSVFTRGLRSRSTSWRSQDSHADAIAR, from the coding sequence ATGGATCGGTGGGCGGCCACGGCTGCcggcccggcggcggcgggggcggcagggACGCCGTCCTACTGGTGCTACAGCTGCGAGCGGTTCGTGCGCACGGCGGGGGACGCCGGCCTGGTCTGCCCCGGCTGCGACGGCGGCTTCCTGGAGCAGATggacgcgccgccgccgcgcagGGCCGTCGCGCCCTccgccttcctccgccgccgcgccgcggAGGCGCCCACCGAGGTCCGGCCCCGCCgcggccggcgcggcggcgcgTCGGGGGACCGCTCCGGCTCCCCGTACAACCCGGTCATCGTGCTCCGGCGCTCCGCGGCCCCGCCCGGCGACGAGGCCCCCGGCGCCACCAGCAGCTTCGAGCTCTTCTACGACGACGGCGCCGGATCCGGCCTCCGCCCGCTGCCCGAGAGCATGTCCGACTTCCTCATGGGGTCCGGCTTCGAGCGCCTCCTCGAGCAGCTCGCCCAGATCGAGGCCGGCGGCTTCGGCGCCGTCCGCCCCTGCGACAACCCGCCGGCCTCCAAGGCCGCCGTCGAGTCCATGCccaccgtcgtcgtcgccgcctgcCACGTCGGCGCCGACTCCCACTGCGCCGTCTGCAAGGAGGCCTTCCAGCTGGGCGACGAGGCCAGGGAGATGCCCTGCAGCCACATGTACCACCAGGACTGCATCCTGCCGTGGCTCGCGCTGCGCAACTCGTGCCCCGTGTGCCGGCACGAGCTGCCCACGGACGTGGCGCGGCCTGCTCCGGCGAGCGACCTGGGCGCCGCCGACGACCAGGGCAGCAACACCGGGGCTGAGGCTGGCAGCGAGGAGGAGATGACGGTGGGGTTGACGATTTGGCGGCTTCCTGGAGGAGGCTTTGCCGTCGGGAGGTTCGCTGGTGGCCGGAGGGCCGGCGAGAGGGAGCTCCCAGTTGTCTACACCGAGGTGGACGGCGGTTTCAACAATGGCGGTGCCCCGAGGAGGATCTCATGGTCATCAAGAGGGAGCCGTTCGTCGCAGAGGGGAGTTATTAGACGCATGTTCGACAACATGTTTGCTTGCTTTGGGCACACCCATTCTACCAATGTGACTCGAGCCTCATCCTCGAGGTCGGAGTGGAGCTCGGTTTTCACCCGTGGTCTGAGGAGCCGCAGCACAAGCTGGAGATCCCAAGATAGCCACGCCGATGCGATCGCCAGGTGA